The sequence below is a genomic window from Cobetia sp. cqz5-12.
ACGTCTGGCCTCACCCAGCAGCGCAGACAAGGAGTCGTCATGCATCGTCAATTCGCGGTTATCGGACTGGGCTATTTCGGCAGCACCGTCGCGCGGGAACTCAGGCGCCATGACCATGAAGTGCTCGGCGTGGACGCCGATGAGAAGCGCCTCAATGCCGTGGCAGACCTGCTCACTCAAGCCGTGATCGCGGACCCCACCGATGAACATGCCCTGCAGGAGCTGGGGCTTGAGCAGTACGACGCCGTCTTGATCGATCTGGCCGACTCGATGGAACAGAGCCTGATCTGCGCGCTGCTGGCCAAGGAGCTCGGCGCGAGGGAGCTGTGGGTCAAGGCCACCTCGGACGCGCACCACAAGCTGCTCAGCCGCCTGGGTGTCGATCACATCGTGCATCCGGAGTACGACCTGGGCGTGCGCGTGGCGGAAAGCCTCGCCTACCATGCCATGGTCGACTTCATCCATCTCGGCGATCACCAGTTCGTGGTCGAGCTGGAGGTCAGTGCACGACTGGGCGATGACTGCCAGCAGCTCGATCAGCTGCCCATCGATGACGACATCAGCGTGATCGCGCTGCGCAAGGGCAAGACCCTCGATCGCCAACCCTCCGGCAACACGCGACTCTCCGCCGGCGACCACCTGGTCCTGATCGGCGAGCTGAGCGCGTTGCGCAAACTGGGAGCGCATCTATGAGGCAGCGCTACCGGCGCTATCTCCGCCCCCTGACCCGCAGCCCACGCGGGCCCATCATCCATCTGTCGCCGCCGGAGATTCTGCTGAGCGGCTTTCTGGGCCTCGGCATGCTGGGTGCCTGCCTGCTGAAACTGCCCGGCATGCATCAGGAAGGCTTGAGCTGGCTGTCGGCGCTGTTCACCGCCACCTCTGCCGTCACGGTCACCGGCCTCTCCGTCACGCCACTCAGCGACTTCACCCTCGCGGGGCAGGCCGTCGTGCTGATACTGATCCAGCTCGGTGGCCTCGGCTTCATGACCATCGCCGCCCTGTCGCTGGTGATGCTGGGCCAGCGCCTGCCGATGCATCAGACCAGCCTGCTGCGCGAGGCGCTCAATCGCAGCAGCTCACGCGAGATAGGCCGCCTGCTCAAGATCATCACCACCTTTGCGGTGACGCTCGAGCTGGCAGGCGCCTCCTTGCTGGCATTGGATTGGGTGCCCGAGTACGGCTGGCAGGAGGGACTCTGGCTCAGCCTCTTCCACTCGGTCTCGGCCTTCAACAATGCCGGCTTCACCCTATGGCCGGACAGCCTGATGCGCGAGGCGGCCAATCCCCTGACCAGTGGCGTGATCGGCATTCTGTTCATGACCGGCGGCATCGGCTTTGCCGTCATCGGCGAGCTGCGCGAGCGACGCCGCGAACATGGCTGGCGGGTGCTGCTGCGACCATCGCGCTTCTCGGTGCAGACCCGTCTGGTGATCGAGGCCACCGTGGCGCTCAACCTGCTGAGTCTGGTGGTGATACTGGCGCTCGAGTGGCGCAACCCCGGCACGCTGGGCGCCATGGCCAGTCATGGCGAACGCCTGCTCGCCGCCGCCTTCATGGCCATCACACCGCGCACTGCCGGTTTCAGCGTCATCGATTCCAGCGAGATGACACAAGCCTCGACCCTGTGGACCATGGCGCTGATGTTCATCGGCGGCGGCAGCGGCTCGACGGCCAGCGGCATCAAGCTGACCACCTTCGTGGTGCTGCTGCTGACCACACGCGCCTTCCTGCGCCGTGCGCCCTCCCCCACCCTGCATGGCCGCCGCATCGGGGATGACACCGTATTCAAGTCGATCGCCGTGGCGCTGGCGGCGATGCTGCTTATCTTCAGCATGCTGTTCGGCCTGACCATCACCGACCCGGACCACGCCTTCCTGACGCTGGCCTTCGAGACCGTCTCGGCCTTCGGCACTGTCGGCCTGAGTCACGGACTGACACCCGAGCTCTCGCCCGGCGGACAATTGCTGATCATCGCGACCATGCTGCTGGGCCGCACCGGACCACTCGCCCTCGGCTATCTGCTGGCGACCCGCAGCCGTCCCGGTATCAGCTATGCGCGCACCGAGCTCTCGATCGGCTGATGACATACGACAAACGACGCCTCAGAACGACGAAAGCCCCGACGCAGGACGTCGGGGCTTTCGTGAGCATGGTCACCCGCTCAGGGAGCGGCGGGTGATATCAGGCAATGGCCTCAGTGATCATCATCATGATCATCGTGGTCATCATGCTCTTCAAGACGCTGATGTGCGTGCGTCTCGCCGTCGTACTCATCCACTCGGGCCTTGAGCTTCTGACCTGGGCGGAATGTCACCACGCGACGCGCGGAGATCGGAATCTCCTCGCCTGTCTTGGGATTGCGCCCCGGACGTTCGCGCTTGTCACGCAGATCGAAGTTGCCGAAACCGGACAGCTTCACCTGTTCATTTTCCCGCAGGCAACCGCGAATCTCGTCGAAGAATACCTCTACCATCGACTTGGCTTCGCGCTTGGACATGCCGAGTTCTGCGTGCAGATGCTCGGCAAGTTCCGCCTTGGTCAACGCTCCCATGTCCGCTCCCTCGTTCAAGTGGCGACTCATGCTCTCAGCGCCGCCCCGAAACGTGTGTGGCCATCGGTGACGATCGCATCGACTAACTGATTGATTTCCTCATCATTCAGCGTGCGCGAAGGATGCTGCCAGGTCAAGCCCAGGGCGAGCGACTTGTGACCATCGGCTACCCCCTGGCCCTGATAGACGTCAAACAGGCGCAGGTCCGTCAGCCATTCACCGGCTTGCGAACGGATGGCGTCGAGCAGCGACTGCACGTGCACGCCCTCCTCGACCACGAAGGCCAGATCACGACGTACTTCCGGATACTTGGAGAGCGGTGCGAAGCGCGGCAGACGACCCGCACAGGCAGCGGCCAGCGTGATCTCGAACACGAACACCTCGACCTTCAGGCCAAGCTCAGCGCGCGCCGCCGGGTGCAGGGCACCCATCCAGCCCGCCGGCTCGCCATTGAAGAACAGCTGAGCGCACTGGCCCGGGTGCAGTGCCGGATGCTCGGCGGCTTCGAAGCGCCAGGCACCCAGATTGCCGCCCAGTGCCAGCAGTGCCTCGACATCGCCCTTGAGATCGAAGAAATCGACCTTGTCACGACCGCCATTCCAGCCTTCCGGCAGACGGGCGCCGGTGATCAGACCGCCGATCATCGGCGTCTGCTCGAGGGAGTCCAGCTCACCACGGAACACCAGACCGGTCTCGAACAAGCGCACGCGCGACTGCTGACGATTGAGGTTGTGGCTCAGCGCCTTGACCAACCCCGGCAGCAACGAGCTGCGCATGACGGCCATGTCGCTGGAAATCGGGTTGGCCAGTGCCGGCGCCACGCCGTGCGGGTCCAGCGTCTTCTGCAGCTCAGGGGCGACGAAGCTGTAGCTGATCGCTTCCTGATAGCCCCGCGCCACCAGCTGACGGCGCAGGCTGGTCAACGGCTGGGTGGTCTCATTGGCCACGGCCGGTGCCAGGCGCGCGTTCGGGCGGCTGACCGGCAGATTGTTGTAACCATGAATGCGCGCCAGCTCTTCGATCAGGTCAGCCTCGATGCTGACATCAAAGCGCCAGCTCGGCACCGTTACCTGCCATTGGCTGTCGCCATCGGCCGCAACCTGCATGCCCAGACGCTCGAGAATCTCGACGATCTCGGCATCCGGCAGTGCCATGCCCAGCGTGCGCTCGACACTGGCGCCGCTCAGGCTGACGACAGCGGCCTTGGGCAGCTCTGCATCGCTGGCGACCTCGATGATCGGGCCCGGCTTGCCACCGGTGATCTCGAGCAGCAGGGCTGTCGCGCGCTCGATGGCGTCACGCTGCAGCTGTGCGTCCACACCACGCTCGAAACGATGCGAGCTGTCGGTGTGCAGGCCGTAGCTGCGCGCCTTGCCAGCGACGCTCAACGGCGCGAAGAAGGCCGCTTCGAAGAAGATGTCGCGCGTCTCGGCGTTCACGCCACTGCCTTCGCCGCCCATCACGCCAGCGATGGCCAGCGGGCCCTTCTCGTCGGCGATGACCAGGGTGTCGTCACGCAGCGCGACTTCCTGACCGTCGAGCAGCGTCAGTGGCTCTTCAGCCGCTGCCATACGCACCTCGATACCACCGTTCAGGCGTGCCAGATCAAAGGCGTGCATCGGTTGGCCGAGCTCGAGCAGCACGTAGTTGGTGACATCGACGACGGGGTCGATGCTGCGGATACCACTGCGACGCAGACGCTCTTCAAGCCACAGCGGAGAGGTCGCGGCGACGTTGACGTCACGCACCACACGCCCCAGATAGCGCGGGCAGGCCTCTGGCGCGCTGACGGTGACAGGGAAGGTGTCATCGATCTGGGCGGCGACCGGCGCGATGCTCGGCGCCGTGACGGCAAGACGGTTGAGCACGCCGACTTCGCGCGCCAGCCCCTTGACGCTCAGGCAGTCGCCACGGTTCGGGGTCAGATCGACCTCGATGGCATTGTCATCAAGATTCAGGAATTCGCGGGCATCACGGCCCACCGGCGCGTCCGCGGCCAGCACCATGATGCCGTCGGAGGCCTCGGCTTCCAGGCCCAGCTCGGAGGCACCACAGATCATGCCGCGGGATTCGACACCGCGCAGTTTGGCCTTGCGAATCTTGAAGTCGCCCGGAAGCTTCGCGCCGACTTGAGCGAAGAGCACCTTCTGGCCAGCGGCGACATTCGGCGCACCACACACGACCTGCACCAGCGCACCGCTGCCATCATCCACCTGGCAAACATTGAGGCGATCGGCCTCCGGATGCGGTTGCTTGTCCTTGACCTCGGCCACGACCACACCGGTGAACTCACCGGCGACCGGTTCGATACCATCGACTTCCAGACCAGCCATGGTGACCTGATCGGCCAGCTGCTGGGTGCTCAGTTCCGGCGACACCCACTCACGCAGCCACTGTTCGGAAAATTTCATCTTGCTGTCCTGTTCCGTAAGTTCACGCCCTCAAGGCGCGATACGTGAATGAGTGCCTAGCTGAACTGGCGAAGGAAACGCAGGTCGTTCTCGAAGAACAACCGCAGGTCGTTGACGCCGTAACGCAACATCGCCAGACGCTCCGCGCCCATGCCGAAGGCGAAGCCGCGGAAGCGCTCGCTATCGATACCGGAGTGACGGAAGACTTCCGGATGCACCATGCCGCACCCCATCACCTCAAGCCAGCCGGTGTGGGAGCAGACACGACAGCCGTCACCGGCACACATCACGCACTGGATATCGACTTCGGCGGATGGCTCGGTGAACGGGAAGTAGGACGGACGGAAACGGACTTCCAGGTCATCACGCTCGAAGAAGGCATGCAGGAATTCTTCGACGGTACCCTTGAGGTCAGCGAAGCTGACATTCTCGTCGACCAGCAGCCCCTCGACCTGATGGAACATCGGGGTGTGGGTCAGATCGGAATCGCAGCGATAGACGCGACCCGGGCAGACGATACGCAGCGGCGGCTCGCTGGCCTTCATGCTGCGCACCTGCACCGGTGAGGTATGGGTGCGCAGAAGACGCGTGGCATCGAAATAGAAGGTGTCATGCATCGCGCGCGCCGGGTGGTGCGACGGAATGTTCAGCGCTTCGAAGTTGTGATGGTCATCTTCGATTTCCGGCCCTTCGGCCACACCGTAGCCGATGTGCGAGAAGAAGCTTTCGATACGCTCAAGCGTGCGGGTGACCGGGTGCAGGCCGCCTACCGGCTCACCACGGCCCGGCAGGGTCACATCGACGCGCTCAGCGGCAAGACGCGCATTGAGCGCCGCCGTTTCCAGCGTATTGCGACGTGCATCCAACTCGCCACTCAGCAGCTGCTTGGCTTCGTTGATGGTCTCACCGGCCTTGGGACGCTCTTCGGGGGACAGCTTGCCGAGGCCCTTGAGCAGTGCGGTGATCTCGCCCTTCTTGCCGAGAAAACGTACCCGTACCTCGTCGAGGGTCTGGACGTCTTCGGCCGCCTGGATCGCGGTGCGTGCTTCGTCCACCAGGGTGGAAAGATGTTCCATCCGTTCAGCTCCGATCGCTTGAGTCACTGGCGCGGCAATGTCCGCCACCAATGGAAGTCGCGCCGACCCGAGGGTCGGCAGGGAGAGCGCTCCGCCTGCGGTGAGTCACACAGACGATCGCGCCCTTGCCAGAGACCGGCCCACAACGCGGCCAATCCCGTTCATGTCACTGCTGACCCACCGCCGATTCTCTGACGGCAGGCCAAACAAAAACAGGGGAAGAGCGGCTGCTCTTCCCCTGTGACGTAACACGTCATCTCGATACCGCCTGAGTTGCCCAATGCAAGCATTCGACAGTCACTGCCCGATTCGCCGCCTGAGCGGCTCGCCGGGTCTGGGCGATATCTGATCCGGTCACTTACTGAGCAGCCTTGGCCTTCTCGACGATGGCAGCAAAGGCAGCTTTTTCGTGAACCGCGATATCGGCGAGGACCTTGCGGTCGATCTCGATATTGGCCTTCTTCAGGCCAGCGATGAAGCGGCTGTAGGACATGCCATTGATGCGGGCCGCAGCGTTGATACGCGCGATCCACAGGGCACGGAACTGACGCTTGCGGACACGACGGTCACGGTAAGCGTACTGGCCGGCCTTGATGACAGCCTGCTTGGCTACGCGGAAGACGCGTGAACGCGCTCCGTAGTAACCCTTGGCCTGCTTCATGATCTTCTTGTGACGGCGACGTGCGACGACGCCACGCTTGACGCGGGACATAGCGTACTCCTGATATTAAGAAAGTTGGACCGAGGTAAGGACGGCTTACAGGTTCGGCAGCATGCGCTGGATCAGCGCCTTGTCTGCAGCGTGAACCTGCTTCATGCCACGCAGCTGACGCTTACGCTTGGTCGACTTCTTGGTCAGGATGTGGCTACGGAAGGACTGCTTGTGCTTGAAGCCGTTGGCAGTCTTCTTGAAGCGCTTGGCAGCGCCGCGGTTAGTCTTGATCTTCGGCATGAGTATTAACTCCGCTCGGTTTCTTGAGAAAATCCAGGGCCGACAAAAAGAGCCACGCCCGCAGGCGTGACCCTGAAATGTCCGTTTTACTGCCTATGGATCACTTCTTTTTCGGCGCGAGAATCATGATCATCTGACGGCCTTCCATTTTCGGGAAGGACTCGACGGTCACGAGCTCCGAGAGATCGCCGGCGATCCGTTCCATCAGCTTACGGCCGATGTCCTGGTGCGCCATTTCGCGACCACGGAAGCGCAAGGTAACCTTACCCTTGTCTCCGCCTTCGATGAAGCGAGTCAGGTTGCGCAGCTTGACCTGATAATCGCCCTCATCGGTACCAGGACGGAATTTGACTTCCTTGACCTGGATCTGTTTCTGCTTCTTCTTCTGCAGATTCTTCTGTTTCTTCTCGTCGAAAAGAAACTTGCCGTAATCCATGATCTTGCAGACGATGGGATCGGCATTGGAAATCTGGACGAGGTCGAGCCCTGCCTCTTCGGCCTTGACAAGCGCATCTTTGGTTGACACTACGCCAACCTGCTCGCCATCTGCGTCGATGAGGCGGACTTCGTCCGCACGAATACGGTCATTGATGGGAGCCCGCTTTTCCTGGGGGCGTCCGCGCTGATTATTCCGCTTGATCGTTGCGTCTCCGTTTGGCTGAAATTCGTTACTGTCAGACCTGTTCTTCCTTCAGGCGTTCCATGAACTCTGAAACTTTCATGGTGCCGAGGTCTTCACCGGAACGGGTTCTGACAGCTACTGCATCAGCTTCCACTTCCTTGTCGCCAACGACGATGAGGTAAGGAACCTTCTGCAGAGTATGCTCACGGATTTTAAAGCCGATCTTCTCGTTCCTCAAGTCTGCTTTGACACGGATGTCATGTTTCTCGAGGCGGGAGACCAGATCCTTGGCATATTCTGCCTGGGAATCCGTGATATTCATTACGACAACCTGCTCCGGGGCGAGCCAGAATGGCATCGCGCCTGCGTGGTGCTCGATCAGGATGCCGAGGAAGCGCTCGAAGGAGCCGAGAATCGCGCGGTGCAACATGACCGGCATGCGACGCTCTCCACTTTCATCGACAAACTGGGCACTGAGACGCTCAGGCAGATTGAAGTCGAGCTGTAGAGTACCACACTGCCAGACACGATTCAGACAATCTCGCAGAGAGAATTCAATCTTTGGTCCATAGAAAGCGCCCTCACCCGGCTGCAGCTCCCACGGCAGGCCAGTCGCATCCAGTGCTGCCTGCAGACCGGCTTCGGCCTTGTCCCACGCTTCCGGCTCACCGATGAAGGATTCCGGACGGGTGGAGAGCTTCAGCTCGACATCTTCGAAGCCGAACTGACGATAGACTTCCAGCGTCAGACGGATGAAGTCCTCGGCCTCGGACTCGACCTGATTCTCGGTACAGAAGATGTGGGCGTCATCCTGGGTGAAGCCACGCACACGCATCAGGCCATGCAGAGAACCGGACGGCTCGTTGCGATGGCAGGAGCCGAACTCGGCCAGACGCAGCGGCAGATCACGGTAGCTCTTCAGGCCTTGATTGAAGACCTGGACGTGACACGGGCAGTTCATCGGCTTGACCGCGTATTCGCGCTTCTCGGACTCGGTGGTGAACATCAGCTCGTTGTAATGCCCCCAGTGCCCGGACTTCTTCCACAGCGAAAGGTCGACCACCTGCGGCGTCTTGATCTCCTGGTAGCCGTTGGCACGCTGGATACGGCGCATGTACTGCTCGAGCACCTGGTACATGGTCCAGCCATTCGGGTGCCAGAACACCATGCCCGGCGCTTCTTCCTGCATATGGAAGAGATCCAGCTTCTTGGCCAGCTTGCGGTGATCGCGCTTCTCGGCTTCCTCGAGACGCTTGAGGTAGGCCTTGAGCTGCTTCTTGTCCGGCCAGGCGGTGCCATAGATACGGGTCAGCATCGGCTTGGTGGAATCACCACGCCAGTAGGCACCGGCCAGCTTGAGCAGCTGGAAGTGCTTGAGGTGGCGGGTATTCGGCACGTGCGGGCCGCGGCACATGTCGGTGTATTCTTCGTGGTGGTAAAGGCGGATGGTGTCACCTTCGCCGATGCCCTCGATGATCTCCTGCTTGTACGGCTCATCGCGCTTATCAAAGGCGGCCATGGCCTGGTCACGCGAGACATACTCACGCACCACATCGTACTCGCTGTCGATCAGCTGCTTCATGCGTTTCTCGATGGTCTCGAGATCTTCCGGGGTGATCGAACGGCCGAAATCGATGTCGTAATAGAAACCGTCATCGATGACCGGGCCGATGGCCATCTTGGCCTCCGGGTAGAGCTGCTTGACGGCATGACCGATCAGGTGCGCGCAGGAGTGACGAATCACGTCCAGGCCTTCCGCATCACGCGCCGTGAGAATGGCGACGTTGGCGTCTTCGGTGATCATGTCAGCGGCATCGACCTCGACGCCATTGATCTTGCCGGCCACACAGGCCTTGGCAAGACCGGGGCCGATGGACTCGGCCAGCTGCATCACGGAAATCGGGGTATCGAAGGTACGCTGGCTGCCGTCAGGCAGAGTAACGATAGGCATGAAGAATTCCTTGCGTTCAGTGGTGGCCCTTACCAAGGGTCACGTGAAGCGAATTTGGCCGAACGCGGGGCGTCGGCTCGAAATGAGGGCAATGACGATCACACCCCTCACGTCATTGACCCCGGCCTACAATGCCTGGGGCGCCGCCCACTGCCCCATGCTGATCGAGCGACCAGGCAGGGTATGGACACATGACGCGGGAACATGAACGAGGCAAGACCTTAGCAGCCCGTTCAAAAGTCGTAAAGATACGCTTGGCCACTGAAGGTCATGCATGACAAGAACGCAGACGGGGCGCCCTGAGGCGCCCCGTCTGATTCAGCTTACCGCGATCGGCTTACTTGACTTCAGCAAGCTCGACACGACGGTTTTCGGCACGGCCTGCAGCGGTATCGTTGCTGGCGACCGGCTGCTCTTCACCGTAACCCACAGTCTGGATACGGTTGGCGCCAACACCTTCGGAAGCCAGGTAGGCCTTCACGGAGTCAGCACGCTTCTGAGACAGCTGCTTGTTGTAGGAGTCAGAACCCACGGAGTCAGTGTGACCTTCGACGCGAACGCGGACGTTCTCGTTGGAGACCAGCTTGGCCGCCACACCGTTCAGCACTTTCTCGGCGTTGGCAGTCAGCTTGGCGGAGTCGAACTCGAAGTTCACGTCACGCAGGACGAGGTCAGCGACGCAGCCCAGGGCATTGACCTTGGCACCGGCCGGGGTGTTCGGGCACTGGTCCTGGTAGTCCGGCACGCCGTCACCGTCGGAATCGAGCGGGCAGCCTTTCGCGTCAACAGTGACGCCGGCCGGGGTACCCGGGCACTGGTCCTTGTAGTCAGCAACGCCGTCACCGTCGGTGTCCAGCGGGCAGCCTTTCGCATCAACAGCGACGCCTGCCGGAGTCCCCGGGCATTCGTCACGGTCGTTCGGCACGCCGTCGCCATCGTCGTCCATGGACTTCGGAGCATCGTCTGCACACAGCAGTGCGCCAGCGGTCGCGCCGCCGACAGCACCCAGAGAAGCGCCGGTGTCTTCGTCGCTGTCGCCAGAGACGCCGTAACCAATCCCGCCACCGATCAGGCCACCGGCCAGACCGCAGACGAACGGCTGGCTGTACCAGGGCTTCTCAGCAGATGAAGACTGGGAAGCAGAGCTTGCGCAGCCAGACAGGCCAACAACCAATGCAGAACCCAGAACCAGGCCAGTCGTAGATCTTTTCATGTAAGACTCCTTCTTAACACAGCGCAATATGTAACGAGGGTGTTACGTATCGACTCAGTATAAGAGCCGAACTCGTTACGATGAAAGGAATTTTATTCAAATCTTCCTTTAAGAAGAAAGCACATGCAGGTGCGTCCTTCCAGCTCTGATCGGGTCTGTTTCCCTTGAAAACGGTACCGATCCTCAGGCATACGTTGAAGGAAAACAGTGTTTTTTGCAACGTCGAAAAACTTTGACACTAACTGTATCAGAATGGCGACGCTGTAAAACCCCTGTTTTACCCTCTTCCAAGGTGCTGGCGCACCAGCCCCTCGAAGATCTCGACGCCAGGCGTCAACAGCGTATCAGGAAAATCGTAATCGGGGTGGTGAAGCCCCGGCATTTCCTCACCAGCGCCAAATGTGAACATGGCGGCATGGCAGTCTCGTGCCAGCACGCCAAAGTCCTCGGACCAGCGATGCGCCTGAGGAAGTTCCACGCAATCAATACCTTGCTGTCGCGCTACACGGCGAATCATGTCATTCGCCTCGGGAGAATTCCAGGTCGCATCGAAGGTGTCACACCAGTCCACATCGATGCCCAGACGGTCTTCTTCCGCCTCGCTGCGCGCCAGTGAGACCGCCGCTTCAGCCAGTGCCTTCATCATGTCATCGCTTTCGGTGCGCAGGGTGACCATCACCTCGGCGTCGCCCGGCGAGGTGCCGAACGCGACCTCACCTAGCCGCGCATGGATCAGGGTCACCATCGCCAGTCCGGTCTCATCGGCAAATTGCAACGGCAGACGTGACAAGCCTTGCATGATGCGACACATGGCCATCGCCGGGCTGCGACCATTTTCCGGGTGAGCTGCATGCGCACAGAGCCCGGAAAGGCGCACGATCATGCCACGTGAAGCACAGGTGAAGGCATGGTCGCGCACACTGACCTCCCCGAGAGGGCGCCCCGGC
It includes:
- the pheT gene encoding phenylalanine--tRNA ligase subunit beta; the encoded protein is MKFSEQWLREWVSPELSTQQLADQVTMAGLEVDGIEPVAGEFTGVVVAEVKDKQPHPEADRLNVCQVDDGSGALVQVVCGAPNVAAGQKVLFAQVGAKLPGDFKIRKAKLRGVESRGMICGASELGLEAEASDGIMVLAADAPVGRDAREFLNLDDNAIEVDLTPNRGDCLSVKGLAREVGVLNRLAVTAPSIAPVAAQIDDTFPVTVSAPEACPRYLGRVVRDVNVAATSPLWLEERLRRSGIRSIDPVVDVTNYVLLELGQPMHAFDLARLNGGIEVRMAAAEEPLTLLDGQEVALRDDTLVIADEKGPLAIAGVMGGEGSGVNAETRDIFFEAAFFAPLSVAGKARSYGLHTDSSHRFERGVDAQLQRDAIERATALLLEITGGKPGPIIEVASDAELPKAAVVSLSGASVERTLGMALPDAEIVEILERLGMQVAADGDSQWQVTVPSWRFDVSIEADLIEELARIHGYNNLPVSRPNARLAPAVANETTQPLTSLRRQLVARGYQEAISYSFVAPELQKTLDPHGVAPALANPISSDMAVMRSSLLPGLVKALSHNLNRQQSRVRLFETGLVFRGELDSLEQTPMIGGLITGARLPEGWNGGRDKVDFFDLKGDVEALLALGGNLGAWRFEAAEHPALHPGQCAQLFFNGEPAGWMGALHPAARAELGLKVEVFVFEITLAAACAGRLPRFAPLSKYPEVRRDLAFVVEEGVHVQSLLDAIRSQAGEWLTDLRLFDVYQGQGVADGHKSLALGLTWQHPSRTLNDEEINQLVDAIVTDGHTRFGAALRA
- a CDS encoding OmpA family protein: MKRSTTGLVLGSALVVGLSGCASSASQSSSAEKPWYSQPFVCGLAGGLIGGGIGYGVSGDSDEDTGASLGAVGGATAGALLCADDAPKSMDDDGDGVPNDRDECPGTPAGVAVDAKGCPLDTDGDGVADYKDQCPGTPAGVTVDAKGCPLDSDGDGVPDYQDQCPNTPAGAKVNALGCVADLVLRDVNFEFDSAKLTANAEKVLNGVAAKLVSNENVRVRVEGHTDSVGSDSYNKQLSQKRADSVKAYLASEGVGANRIQTVGYGEEQPVASNDTAAGRAENRRVELAEVK
- the rplT gene encoding 50S ribosomal protein L20; translation: MSRVKRGVVARRRHKKIMKQAKGYYGARSRVFRVAKQAVIKAGQYAYRDRRVRKRQFRALWIARINAAARINGMSYSRFIAGLKKANIEIDRKVLADIAVHEKAAFAAIVEKAKAAQ
- a CDS encoding potassium channel family protein, encoding MHRQFAVIGLGYFGSTVARELRRHDHEVLGVDADEKRLNAVADLLTQAVIADPTDEHALQELGLEQYDAVLIDLADSMEQSLICALLAKELGARELWVKATSDAHHKLLSRLGVDHIVHPEYDLGVRVAESLAYHAMVDFIHLGDHQFVVELEVSARLGDDCQQLDQLPIDDDISVIALRKGKTLDRQPSGNTRLSAGDHLVLIGELSALRKLGAHL
- the ihfA gene encoding integration host factor subunit alpha, with the translated sequence MGALTKAELAEHLHAELGMSKREAKSMVEVFFDEIRGCLRENEQVKLSGFGNFDLRDKRERPGRNPKTGEEIPISARRVVTFRPGQKLKARVDEYDGETHAHQRLEEHDDHDDHDDDH
- a CDS encoding TrkH family potassium uptake protein gives rise to the protein MRQRYRRYLRPLTRSPRGPIIHLSPPEILLSGFLGLGMLGACLLKLPGMHQEGLSWLSALFTATSAVTVTGLSVTPLSDFTLAGQAVVLILIQLGGLGFMTIAALSLVMLGQRLPMHQTSLLREALNRSSSREIGRLLKIITTFAVTLELAGASLLALDWVPEYGWQEGLWLSLFHSVSAFNNAGFTLWPDSLMREAANPLTSGVIGILFMTGGIGFAVIGELRERRREHGWRVLLRPSRFSVQTRLVIEATVALNLLSLVVILALEWRNPGTLGAMASHGERLLAAAFMAITPRTAGFSVIDSSEMTQASTLWTMALMFIGGGSGSTASGIKLTTFVVLLLTTRAFLRRAPSPTLHGRRIGDDTVFKSIAVALAAMLLIFSMLFGLTITDPDHAFLTLAFETVSAFGTVGLSHGLTPELSPGGQLLIIATMLLGRTGPLALGYLLATRSRPGISYARTELSIG
- the thrS gene encoding threonine--tRNA ligase, translated to MPIVTLPDGSQRTFDTPISVMQLAESIGPGLAKACVAGKINGVEVDAADMITEDANVAILTARDAEGLDVIRHSCAHLIGHAVKQLYPEAKMAIGPVIDDGFYYDIDFGRSITPEDLETIEKRMKQLIDSEYDVVREYVSRDQAMAAFDKRDEPYKQEIIEGIGEGDTIRLYHHEEYTDMCRGPHVPNTRHLKHFQLLKLAGAYWRGDSTKPMLTRIYGTAWPDKKQLKAYLKRLEEAEKRDHRKLAKKLDLFHMQEEAPGMVFWHPNGWTMYQVLEQYMRRIQRANGYQEIKTPQVVDLSLWKKSGHWGHYNELMFTTESEKREYAVKPMNCPCHVQVFNQGLKSYRDLPLRLAEFGSCHRNEPSGSLHGLMRVRGFTQDDAHIFCTENQVESEAEDFIRLTLEVYRQFGFEDVELKLSTRPESFIGEPEAWDKAEAGLQAALDATGLPWELQPGEGAFYGPKIEFSLRDCLNRVWQCGTLQLDFNLPERLSAQFVDESGERRMPVMLHRAILGSFERFLGILIEHHAGAMPFWLAPEQVVVMNITDSQAEYAKDLVSRLEKHDIRVKADLRNEKIGFKIREHTLQKVPYLIVVGDKEVEADAVAVRTRSGEDLGTMKVSEFMERLKEEQV
- the rpmI gene encoding 50S ribosomal protein L35, whose amino-acid sequence is MPKIKTNRGAAKRFKKTANGFKHKQSFRSHILTKKSTKRKRQLRGMKQVHAADKALIQRMLPNL
- the infC gene encoding translation initiation factor IF-3 — protein: MKRNNQRGRPQEKRAPINDRIRADEVRLIDADGEQVGVVSTKDALVKAEEAGLDLVQISNADPIVCKIMDYGKFLFDEKKQKNLQKKKQKQIQVKEVKFRPGTDEGDYQVKLRNLTRFIEGGDKGKVTLRFRGREMAHQDIGRKLMERIAGDLSELVTVESFPKMEGRQMIMILAPKKK
- the pheS gene encoding phenylalanine--tRNA ligase subunit alpha, with the translated sequence MEHLSTLVDEARTAIQAAEDVQTLDEVRVRFLGKKGEITALLKGLGKLSPEERPKAGETINEAKQLLSGELDARRNTLETAALNARLAAERVDVTLPGRGEPVGGLHPVTRTLERIESFFSHIGYGVAEGPEIEDDHHNFEALNIPSHHPARAMHDTFYFDATRLLRTHTSPVQVRSMKASEPPLRIVCPGRVYRCDSDLTHTPMFHQVEGLLVDENVSFADLKGTVEEFLHAFFERDDLEVRFRPSYFPFTEPSAEVDIQCVMCAGDGCRVCSHTGWLEVMGCGMVHPEVFRHSGIDSERFRGFAFGMGAERLAMLRYGVNDLRLFFENDLRFLRQFS